The following proteins are co-located in the Leptospira selangorensis genome:
- a CDS encoding efflux RND transporter periplasmic adaptor subunit — protein MKPNDLSIYSFVGWIGKVLAILIVAAFIADCSSKKDIYYCPMHPHYTSDRPGNCPICNMDLVRKEDPSEHKDHTNENNSLQAAEFTKNEEHSSHSSETSSEKNSRELILSFEKQQSIGIKTELVSRRNLTKKISAYSSVAYDPELYSALSEYKEAVRSSEFLSPEIIRNLQLRLRQLGLSPDQIRVWTSGARDPSELILGGKSGRAHIYSQIYESDFTTAKVGLPIKFKTDVYPEKEFIGKIKSIDVILDKNNRTLRLRSEVSDPGQLLKPQMFGDSIIEVSLPKILSVPTSAILDTGKQKIAYVQTAPDRFQAVSVQTGKNIEPWVEILSGLKEEQRVVTESTFLIDSEAKIRFGSDSSHVH, from the coding sequence ATGAAGCCAAATGATCTTTCTATTTATTCCTTCGTTGGCTGGATCGGAAAAGTTTTAGCCATTTTGATAGTTGCAGCTTTTATAGCAGACTGTTCTTCTAAAAAGGATATCTACTATTGTCCGATGCATCCTCATTATACTTCGGATCGTCCGGGGAATTGTCCTATCTGCAATATGGATTTAGTTAGAAAAGAAGATCCTTCCGAGCATAAAGATCATACGAATGAAAACAATTCATTGCAAGCAGCAGAATTCACAAAAAATGAAGAGCATTCTTCTCATTCATCTGAAACTTCTTCAGAAAAAAATTCCCGGGAATTGATCCTTTCTTTTGAGAAACAACAATCCATCGGTATCAAAACGGAGTTAGTGAGCAGAAGGAACCTGACTAAAAAAATCAGTGCTTATTCTAGTGTTGCTTATGATCCGGAATTGTATTCTGCATTGAGTGAATATAAAGAAGCAGTTCGTTCTTCCGAATTTCTTTCTCCAGAGATCATTCGAAATTTGCAGTTAAGACTTAGGCAATTGGGTTTAAGCCCGGATCAGATTAGAGTTTGGACTTCCGGAGCAAGAGATCCGTCCGAGTTAATCTTAGGAGGAAAATCAGGCAGGGCGCATATCTATTCTCAGATCTATGAATCAGATTTTACTACGGCTAAAGTTGGACTTCCTATCAAATTCAAAACGGATGTTTATCCTGAGAAAGAATTTATCGGAAAGATCAAAAGTATAGATGTAATTTTGGATAAGAATAACCGCACACTTAGATTGAGGAGTGAGGTTTCTGATCCAGGACAACTTTTAAAACCTCAGATGTTCGGAGATTCAATCATTGAAGTTTCACTTCCGAAAATATTATCCGTTCCGACTTCTGCGATTTTAGACACTGGAAAACAAAAGATTGCGTATGTGCAAACTGCCCCGGATAGATTCCAAGCGGTTTCGGTACAAACAGGTAAAAATATAGAACCTTGGGTTGAAATTTTATCCGGTTTGAAAGAAGAACAAAGAGTTGTGACTGAGTCCACTTTTTTGATCGATTCGGAAGCGAAGATCAGATTCGGCTCTGACTCTTCACACGTCCATTAA
- a CDS encoding C40 family peptidase has product MRVRILTVYLLLLFSVSIFADPFEDLLKSDWDKSQTLLIKNSVFQKLGQRAGSKEVLKITKNVIPWAILEGVTPEKTAELIINLDFAVKEGLTFEEAEDAIPVVSKREISKEDFSYIGLYFKETKKAGIREEVRNRFVEAAMEKKWDGFSVLAGGRALIAGKLVDFPENRLASKILNQFPAKGRSIPFAKTETVFKSVLDSKLDGASYILLSNLKKLHEGEKESSPQKFASARAVETSLEEVGGIVIGDRPRIEPLPDPPLVPNLPEPGEPIEPDKPAKESWETLSAPILQKVAKEWVGTPYKWANAAKTGTDCSGFTFRVLTDGRIGVPEKMVSRASSAQTKMGTGVSHNEMRSGDLIFFSASPNQSKVTHVGMVLNGEDFAHASSTRGVVIDKIRMKWWIDRFVMSRRVFKKVVN; this is encoded by the coding sequence ATGAGAGTTCGGATCTTAACAGTTTACCTTCTTCTTTTATTCTCCGTTTCAATATTTGCAGACCCTTTCGAGGATTTGCTTAAAAGCGATTGGGACAAATCCCAAACACTTCTAATCAAAAACTCCGTTTTCCAAAAATTAGGACAAAGAGCTGGAAGCAAAGAAGTGCTGAAGATCACTAAAAATGTGATCCCTTGGGCGATCTTAGAAGGTGTGACTCCTGAAAAAACTGCAGAACTTATAATAAACCTGGACTTCGCAGTCAAAGAAGGGCTTACATTCGAAGAGGCGGAAGACGCAATCCCAGTCGTTTCCAAAAGAGAAATTTCCAAAGAGGATTTTAGTTATATAGGTTTATACTTTAAAGAAACCAAAAAAGCGGGCATCCGAGAAGAAGTCCGAAACCGCTTTGTAGAAGCCGCCATGGAAAAAAAATGGGACGGATTCTCGGTACTCGCAGGCGGAAGAGCACTGATCGCGGGTAAGCTCGTTGATTTTCCTGAAAACCGTTTAGCTTCTAAAATCCTGAATCAATTTCCTGCCAAAGGTAGAAGTATCCCTTTTGCAAAAACAGAAACCGTTTTTAAATCCGTGCTCGATTCTAAATTGGACGGAGCATCGTATATACTTCTTTCTAATTTAAAAAAATTGCATGAAGGCGAGAAGGAGAGCTCTCCGCAAAAATTTGCTTCCGCTCGTGCTGTAGAAACTTCTTTGGAAGAGGTTGGTGGGATCGTGATTGGCGATAGACCAAGAATTGAACCTTTACCTGATCCTCCTCTAGTTCCAAATTTGCCCGAACCTGGAGAACCCATAGAGCCGGACAAACCTGCAAAGGAAAGTTGGGAAACCTTATCTGCACCAATCTTACAAAAGGTCGCGAAAGAATGGGTAGGAACTCCTTATAAATGGGCGAATGCCGCAAAAACTGGAACTGATTGTTCCGGTTTTACTTTTAGAGTTTTGACGGATGGTCGTATCGGCGTTCCTGAAAAAATGGTATCACGTGCTTCTAGTGCTCAAACTAAAATGGGAACAGGAGTTTCTCATAATGAGATGAGATCCGGGGATCTGATCTTTTTCTCTGCTTCTCCTAACCAATCCAAAGTTACTCATGTGGGAATGGTTTTAAATGGAGAGGATTTTGCTCATGCTTCTTCTACACGAGGAGTGGTGATCGACAAGATCAGAATGAAATGGTGGATCGATCGATTCGTGATGTCCAGGCGGGTATTTAAGAAAGTTGTGAATTGA
- a CDS encoding cob(I)yrinic acid a,c-diamide adenosyltransferase → MKIYTKKGDSGTTSLASGTRVSKSDPRVELYGTADELNSSIGVAISFLTKDSKLKDSLERIQNLLFELGSELAGYKKKDDSSCILEEDISELEKEIDFWQDSLLPLKNFILPGGSSASSFLHVSRTLARRLERDLVHYKEEGHEIFAENLRFLNRLSDHLFVAARYANFESKIPEPEWKSRAKGK, encoded by the coding sequence ATGAAAATTTATACCAAAAAGGGAGATTCCGGAACCACATCCTTGGCTTCCGGGACCAGGGTCTCCAAATCAGATCCCAGGGTAGAATTGTACGGAACCGCAGACGAGTTAAACTCAAGCATCGGAGTCGCAATTTCTTTCCTAACAAAGGATTCCAAACTAAAGGACTCATTAGAGAGGATCCAAAATTTACTTTTTGAATTAGGATCGGAACTTGCAGGATATAAGAAGAAAGACGATTCTTCCTGTATCCTAGAAGAAGATATTTCCGAATTGGAGAAGGAGATAGATTTTTGGCAAGACTCACTTCTTCCTCTGAAAAATTTTATCCTTCCTGGCGGATCTTCCGCTTCTTCTTTTTTACATGTCTCCAGAACCTTAGCCAGAAGATTAGAAAGAGACCTAGTACATTATAAAGAAGAAGGTCATGAAATCTTTGCAGAAAATCTTAGATTCTTAAATAGACTTTCTGATCATCTATTCGTAGCTGCAAGATACGCAAATTTTGAATCTAAAATCCCGGAACCAGAATGGAAATCCAGAGCCAAAGGCAAATAA
- a CDS encoding efflux RND transporter permease subunit translates to MIQSIIRFSAENKFLVLLVTLAILVASYVSMKTIPLDAIPDLSDTQVIVYSRWDRSPDIMEDQVTYPIITSLLGAPKIKVVRGFSDFGFSYVYVIFQDGTDIYWARSRVLEYLSRIQPLLPAGVKTELGPDASAVGWVYQYALIDQTGNNSLVDLRTYQDFHLRYLLNSVPGVSEVAGIGGFKKQYQITIHPNALRSYNVDFETVIQKVRESNQETGGRLLEISGAEYMVRGRGYLSSLTDIENIPLSTDANGTPVLLKNVASVQFGPDIRRGIADLDGEGDVVAGTIVMRHGENALSVIERVKTKLEEIKKNLPSGAELITTYDRSELIEHAISNLKFKLIEEMIIVSIVILIFLWHFPSAIIPILTIPISVIIAFIPMNLLDINANIMSLAGMAISIGVLVDGAIVEVENAYKKLEEWEAGGRIGDYHAVRLEALLEVGPSVFFSLLVIAVAFFPIFTLVDQEGRLFRPLAYSKNIAMAVAAFLAITLDPAVRMLFTRMEPFQFKNVFLSKIATTMLVGKYYPEEKHPVSKILFRFYEPACRYVLHRPKTIIVSAFALVVLTIPVYFSLGSEFMPQLYEESFLYMPTTLPGISVAEAEKLMISMDKRLKSFPEVKRVFGKAGRSDTATDPAPFSMMETVILLKPQDEWRKADRFFSNWPMIFQYPFLPFVSERLTKDELVEKMNKEMQFPGATNAWTMPIKTRIDMLSTGMRTPIGIKILGSSLEEIESIGIKIEALLKTDKNVRSVFAERTAGGYFLDLNLRREKLARYNISVETAQQIIVAAIGGEPITQTIEGRERFSVNVRYPRELRDSLDKIKTILVPTKEFGHIPISEIASIGAKTGPSMIRDENGFLAGYVYVDPSTSDIGGFVDKAKKKVSESILLPPGYSIVWSGQYENMIRVRERMMYILPLTIFIIFLLLYFNTKSYIKTSIVLLAVPFSLIGAVGLLYILDYQISVAVWVGMIALMGLDAETGVFMLLYLDLSYEDAKKKGRLRNREDLIEAIIHGAVHRIRPKIMTVLAAMMGLLPIMWSTSTGSDVMKRIAAPMVGGLVTSFILELLVYPPIYMLWKEGKLGDILPILPSTKKKRTKSI, encoded by the coding sequence ATGATTCAATCTATCATTCGTTTTTCCGCAGAAAACAAGTTTCTAGTTTTGCTAGTCACCTTGGCAATACTTGTCGCATCTTATGTGTCCATGAAAACTATTCCTTTGGATGCGATCCCTGATCTTTCGGACACTCAGGTGATTGTGTATTCTCGCTGGGACAGAAGTCCGGATATTATGGAGGATCAGGTCACTTATCCGATCATTACTTCTCTTTTAGGTGCGCCTAAGATCAAGGTAGTCCGAGGATTTTCAGATTTCGGTTTTTCTTATGTCTATGTGATCTTCCAAGACGGAACAGATATCTATTGGGCCAGATCCAGAGTATTAGAGTATCTTTCCAGGATTCAACCTCTACTTCCTGCGGGTGTAAAAACTGAATTAGGTCCAGATGCAAGTGCAGTTGGATGGGTATACCAATATGCTTTAATCGACCAAACCGGAAATAATTCTCTCGTGGATTTAAGAACTTATCAGGATTTTCATCTTCGATATTTATTAAATTCGGTTCCGGGAGTTTCAGAAGTAGCCGGAATAGGCGGATTCAAGAAACAGTACCAAATCACAATTCATCCGAACGCATTAAGATCTTATAATGTGGATTTCGAAACAGTGATCCAAAAGGTTCGAGAAAGTAATCAGGAAACCGGCGGACGATTATTAGAGATTTCCGGAGCGGAATATATGGTAAGAGGAAGAGGTTATCTTTCTTCTTTGACTGATATTGAAAATATCCCCCTTTCTACGGATGCGAACGGAACACCTGTCCTTCTGAAAAACGTGGCTTCCGTCCAATTCGGACCGGATATTCGACGAGGGATCGCTGATCTGGATGGAGAAGGTGACGTAGTCGCAGGCACAATCGTCATGCGTCATGGAGAAAATGCTCTCTCCGTTATCGAAAGAGTAAAAACCAAACTGGAAGAAATAAAAAAGAATCTTCCATCTGGTGCGGAACTAATCACCACCTATGATAGATCCGAACTGATCGAACACGCGATCAGCAATTTGAAATTCAAATTGATAGAAGAGATGATTATCGTCTCGATCGTGATACTCATCTTTTTATGGCATTTTCCTTCTGCCATCATTCCGATCCTGACGATCCCAATTTCTGTGATCATAGCATTCATTCCAATGAATCTATTGGATATCAATGCGAATATCATGTCTTTAGCAGGAATGGCGATCTCAATAGGAGTGCTCGTAGATGGGGCAATCGTAGAAGTAGAAAACGCTTATAAAAAATTAGAAGAGTGGGAAGCAGGAGGAAGAATCGGCGACTATCATGCAGTCCGCCTAGAAGCTCTATTAGAAGTTGGGCCTTCCGTATTTTTTTCACTACTCGTGATCGCTGTGGCCTTCTTTCCCATATTCACACTTGTGGACCAAGAGGGTAGATTATTTCGTCCATTAGCATATTCTAAAAATATAGCAATGGCAGTAGCTGCATTCTTAGCGATCACTTTGGATCCCGCTGTCAGAATGTTATTCACCAGAATGGAACCTTTCCAATTCAAGAATGTATTTCTTTCTAAAATCGCAACTACAATGCTTGTCGGAAAATATTATCCGGAAGAAAAACATCCGGTAAGTAAGATACTATTCAGATTTTATGAACCTGCTTGTCGTTATGTTCTTCATAGACCTAAGACGATTATAGTTTCTGCATTTGCCTTGGTGGTCCTAACAATTCCTGTATATTTTAGTTTGGGTTCCGAATTTATGCCCCAACTCTATGAGGAATCTTTTCTGTACATGCCAACCACATTACCAGGGATCTCAGTAGCGGAAGCGGAAAAGTTAATGATCTCTATGGATAAAAGACTGAAAAGTTTTCCGGAAGTGAAACGAGTTTTCGGAAAAGCAGGACGTTCCGATACTGCTACAGATCCGGCACCATTCTCGATGATGGAAACAGTGATACTTCTTAAACCCCAAGACGAATGGAGAAAAGCTGATAGATTCTTCTCCAATTGGCCAATGATCTTTCAATATCCATTTCTTCCTTTTGTATCTGAAAGACTGACTAAAGATGAGTTAGTGGAGAAGATGAACAAGGAAATGCAATTTCCTGGAGCCACAAATGCTTGGACCATGCCGATAAAAACTCGTATCGACATGCTTAGCACTGGAATGAGGACCCCAATCGGAATTAAGATCTTAGGTTCTTCTCTGGAAGAAATAGAATCTATCGGGATCAAAATAGAAGCCCTTCTTAAAACAGATAAGAACGTCCGAAGTGTATTCGCTGAAAGAACTGCCGGTGGATATTTTCTAGATCTGAATTTAAGAAGGGAAAAATTAGCAAGATATAATATATCTGTAGAGACTGCACAACAGATCATAGTAGCAGCAATTGGTGGCGAACCAATTACACAAACGATAGAAGGAAGGGAACGTTTTTCTGTAAACGTTCGCTATCCTCGTGAATTACGAGATTCTTTGGATAAGATCAAGACCATTTTGGTTCCCACGAAAGAATTCGGTCATATACCGATTTCCGAAATTGCAAGTATAGGAGCAAAAACCGGTCCTTCTATGATCCGGGATGAGAACGGATTTTTGGCCGGTTATGTGTATGTGGATCCTTCTACCTCGGATATCGGAGGTTTTGTAGACAAGGCTAAGAAGAAGGTTTCAGAGTCCATTCTTCTCCCTCCTGGATACTCAATAGTTTGGAGCGGGCAATACGAGAATATGATACGTGTCCGGGAAAGAATGATGTATATTCTACCTTTGACAATCTTCATTATATTTTTATTATTGTACTTCAATACCAAATCTTATATCAAAACATCCATTGTACTTCTGGCGGTGCCATTCTCTTTGATTGGAGCAGTTGGACTTCTTTACATCTTAGATTACCAGATCTCAGTCGCAGTTTGGGTAGGAATGATCGCACTTATGGGACTGGATGCAGAGACTGGAGTGTTTATGCTTTTATATCTGGATCTTTCTTACGAGGACGCTAAGAAAAAAGGAAGGCTAAGAAACAGGGAGGATCTGATAGAAGCGATCATCCACGGTGCTGTACATAGGATCCGACCTAAAATTATGACTGTTCTTGCTGCGATGATGGGACTTCTTCCTATCATGTGGTCCACAAGCACAGGTTCGGACGTAATGAAAAGGATCGCGGCTCCGATGGTAGGGGGACTCGTGACCAGTTTTATTCTGGAACTTTTAGTATATCCTCCTATATACATGCTTTGGAAGGAGGGAAAACTGGGAGATATTCTTCCGATCCTTCCTTCTACCAAGAAAAAAAGAACGAAATCCATTTAA
- a CDS encoding flagellin produces MIINHNISALRANNVLKTTNHELDKTTEKLSTGMRINRAGDDALGFAVSERMRTQIRGLAQAERNVMDGVSFIQVTEGNLEQVNNILQRLRELSIQTSNGIYSDDDRKLVQLEVDQLIEEVDRLGKSAEFNKIRPLSGAYSKDSKNPIQLHVGPNQNEKLEIFVDAMNAGALQLETNGKKQTLSTPASSNAMIGILDNAIQKVNKQRSDLGAYYNRLEITAEGLQSNYINMVSAESRVRDADMAEHIVDYTKNQILTKSGVAMLAQANMRPEQVVKLLSERFG; encoded by the coding sequence ATGATTATCAATCACAACATCAGCGCTCTTCGTGCGAATAACGTACTGAAGACGACCAATCACGAGCTGGATAAGACTACAGAAAAATTATCTACCGGTATGAGGATCAATCGTGCCGGTGATGATGCATTGGGATTTGCAGTTTCCGAAAGGATGCGCACCCAAATTCGCGGTCTTGCCCAAGCTGAAAGAAACGTAATGGATGGAGTTTCATTCATTCAGGTTACCGAAGGTAATCTGGAACAAGTGAATAATATTCTCCAAAGATTGAGAGAATTATCCATCCAAACTTCCAACGGGATTTACTCGGATGATGATCGTAAACTCGTTCAACTGGAAGTAGACCAACTCATCGAAGAAGTGGACAGGCTGGGTAAATCCGCCGAGTTCAATAAAATTCGTCCATTGAGCGGAGCCTACTCTAAGGATTCTAAAAATCCGATCCAGTTGCATGTTGGACCGAATCAAAACGAGAAGCTGGAAATTTTCGTGGATGCCATGAATGCCGGTGCTCTTCAATTGGAAACAAACGGGAAAAAGCAGACTTTGTCTACTCCCGCTTCTTCCAATGCGATGATCGGTATTTTGGATAACGCGATCCAAAAGGTGAATAAACAAAGATCCGATTTAGGAGCTTATTATAACCGTTTGGAAATTACAGCAGAAGGACTGCAGTCAAACTATATCAATATGGTTTCTGCAGAAAGCCGAGTAAGGGACGCGGATATGGCGGAACATATCGTGGACTATACCAAAAATCAGATTTTAACCAAAAGTGGTGTCGCAATGCTTGCGCAAGCAAACATGAGACCGGAACAGGTGGTAAAACTTCTGAGTGAAAGATTCGGATAA
- a CDS encoding LON peptidase substrate-binding domain-containing protein: MSRTTIPIFPLPEVILFPGTFLPLHIFEPRYRMMLDYCSESGEEMAIAPIKMEPGNLKNPQPEIETVFGWGVIVRKDPLPDGRSNILLEGKGIAKLESYDTMEPFRIGIVEKLEPDSKYIEDKLFVEIFDRILYLTKRILLSEGAKEELILRMNDLWSHPFPVDFISSILNFNFKKKQEILSSTDQILKAQLLVGIVEEMNLGE; the protein is encoded by the coding sequence GTGTCAAGAACTACAATTCCGATCTTTCCTCTTCCTGAAGTCATCTTATTTCCAGGCACATTTCTTCCTCTTCATATTTTCGAGCCTAGATACAGGATGATGTTGGACTATTGTTCCGAGTCCGGCGAAGAAATGGCGATCGCTCCAATTAAGATGGAGCCAGGTAATTTAAAAAATCCTCAGCCTGAAATTGAAACTGTTTTTGGTTGGGGAGTAATCGTTCGAAAAGATCCACTTCCTGACGGAAGATCTAATATTCTACTCGAAGGCAAAGGTATCGCAAAATTAGAATCTTACGATACAATGGAACCTTTCCGGATCGGAATTGTAGAAAAATTAGAACCTGATTCCAAATATATAGAAGATAAACTATTCGTAGAGATCTTTGATCGAATCTTATATCTCACCAAACGGATTCTACTTTCGGAAGGCGCTAAAGAAGAATTGATCCTTCGAATGAATGATCTATGGTCTCATCCTTTCCCTGTCGATTTTATATCTTCTATCCTAAATTTCAATTTTAAGAAGAAGCAGGAAATCCTCTCAAGCACCGATCAGATCCTAAAAGCACAACTGCTTGTTGGCATCGTTGAGGAAATGAATCTGGGAGAATAG
- a CDS encoding TolC family protein — MNARLIVLILIYTFFSSAIYAEKKSLEDILDVLVKEHPESKSLAGLSQAHKSHSDATGILPDPKIGVAFRNYPTRGGYSTSDRALDTPTMTGIELSVSQEFPFPGKLSTEKRISKLMQTESNFAYIAGVNRILGDFFSRLNKYKYSEKKKAINERILTLLGAQKSISENSYSYGENTLSGVLKATVAKTEALEKETEYTTQLKDLKSQLEYYQISDKVSFSDLYSIDLDSFLENKNEELEAMIVAQTSLIEDSPEYKMQAEEEKRLKEQAKLTKYSLAPQTEVFFSYMKRRSQTFALDQGPLNYGLMDTTEYRGDLFSFGMNMRVPVWSALKWNSITGETEHLAEVGKDSVEKTRVQMFSELNRNIAYIKGVSNQIRLVEKRLIPELEKSARAGSFQYTSGKVNVQDTLLAQTEILNTKIRLEDLKERKNESILNTLKLLSFIYKDNKTPEHDKHN, encoded by the coding sequence ATGAACGCGAGACTTATTGTCTTAATATTAATTTATACATTCTTTTCATCCGCGATATACGCGGAAAAAAAGAGCCTGGAAGATATCTTGGATGTTTTGGTAAAAGAACATCCCGAATCCAAATCGTTAGCTGGACTTTCTCAGGCTCATAAATCTCATTCTGATGCAACCGGCATATTACCCGATCCCAAAATAGGAGTGGCATTCAGAAACTATCCTACTCGAGGAGGGTATTCCACTTCTGATCGAGCATTGGATACCCCCACAATGACCGGGATAGAATTGTCTGTCTCCCAAGAGTTTCCCTTTCCTGGGAAATTGAGCACTGAAAAAAGGATCTCCAAACTAATGCAGACAGAGTCAAACTTTGCCTATATAGCCGGGGTGAATCGGATCTTAGGAGATTTTTTCAGCAGGTTGAACAAATACAAATATTCCGAGAAAAAGAAAGCAATCAATGAGAGAATATTAACTCTACTTGGGGCCCAAAAGTCTATTAGTGAAAATTCATATTCTTATGGTGAGAATACTTTATCAGGAGTATTAAAGGCTACAGTTGCAAAAACGGAAGCTTTAGAGAAAGAAACGGAATATACAACTCAGTTGAAAGACTTGAAGTCTCAACTCGAATACTACCAAATTTCCGACAAGGTTAGCTTCTCCGATCTATATTCCATAGATTTAGATTCTTTTCTGGAAAATAAAAATGAAGAATTAGAAGCCATGATTGTCGCGCAAACTTCATTGATCGAAGATTCTCCGGAATATAAGATGCAAGCAGAAGAAGAAAAACGTTTAAAGGAACAGGCAAAGCTTACCAAATATTCTCTGGCTCCTCAAACGGAAGTTTTTTTCTCTTATATGAAACGTAGATCCCAAACTTTCGCCTTAGACCAAGGGCCTTTGAATTACGGGCTTATGGACACCACTGAGTATAGAGGAGATCTTTTCAGTTTTGGAATGAATATGAGAGTTCCGGTTTGGTCTGCTTTAAAATGGAATTCTATCACAGGAGAAACGGAACATCTGGCAGAAGTCGGTAAGGACTCCGTTGAAAAAACGAGAGTACAAATGTTTTCCGAGCTAAACAGAAATATCGCTTATATCAAAGGTGTTTCCAATCAGATCCGTTTGGTAGAAAAAAGACTGATCCCTGAACTGGAAAAATCTGCGAGAGCCGGTTCCTTTCAATATACTTCCGGAAAGGTAAACGTTCAGGATACACTTCTTGCTCAAACTGAGATCCTAAACACCAAAATTCGTTTAGAAGATCTAAAAGAACGTAAAAACGAATCTATTTTGAATACGTTAAAGTTACTGAGTTTTATCTATAAGGACAATAAAACTCCGGAACATGATAAACATAATTGA
- a CDS encoding peptide MFS transporter has protein sequence MEIQSQRQITHPRGLYVLFFVEMWERFSFYGMRALLVLFLTKELLMQDAQAGRIYGFYNGFVYLTPILGGLLADRFLGYKRSIFLGGVLMMFGHLSLAFNGLWTFYLGLGLLIAGNGFFKPCISTVVGRIYELEGKPELKDSGFTIFYFGINLGAILGTWACANLAEYKGWHYGFGIAAVGMLIGLIIFGFLGRRVNPDAFLANGNQGQSDSEIEDPKQNRERIFAIMVFSAITITFWASYEQIGSSLSLIIDRYVDRNILGWEIPAANYQSLNPLFVVSLALVVSWVWKIFEESGRHISTVTKFCLGLIVLGLGYLLLSLVTFGSTEKFSSIWIILSILLLTIGELFLSPVGLSLVTKLAPVKVASMMMGFWFLANFFAHVLAGELTRFMGGRESLSGFFLIFFFLPTITAIGLFLFRKKLESWMHGVK, from the coding sequence ATGGAAATCCAGAGCCAAAGGCAAATAACCCATCCTAGAGGTTTATATGTTCTCTTCTTCGTGGAAATGTGGGAGAGATTTTCTTTTTACGGAATGAGAGCACTTCTTGTTCTGTTTTTGACCAAAGAACTTTTGATGCAGGACGCGCAAGCGGGTAGAATATACGGATTTTATAATGGATTCGTATATCTGACACCAATCTTGGGCGGTTTACTGGCAGATAGATTTTTAGGTTACAAACGTTCCATCTTTTTGGGTGGAGTGCTCATGATGTTCGGCCATCTTTCTCTGGCGTTTAATGGTCTTTGGACTTTTTATTTGGGACTAGGACTTTTGATCGCAGGAAACGGTTTTTTCAAACCATGTATCTCCACTGTTGTAGGAAGAATTTACGAATTAGAAGGGAAACCTGAACTAAAAGATTCCGGTTTTACTATATTCTATTTTGGGATCAATTTGGGTGCTATCTTGGGGACCTGGGCATGTGCAAATCTTGCCGAATATAAAGGTTGGCATTATGGATTCGGGATTGCAGCTGTTGGAATGTTAATCGGTCTTATTATCTTTGGATTTTTAGGAAGAAGGGTAAATCCAGACGCATTCTTAGCGAATGGAAATCAAGGGCAGTCAGACTCGGAAATAGAAGATCCTAAACAAAATAGAGAAAGAATTTTTGCGATTATGGTTTTCTCTGCGATTACGATCACATTCTGGGCTTCTTATGAACAGATCGGTTCCTCTTTAAGCTTGATCATTGATAGATATGTGGACAGAAATATTTTGGGTTGGGAAATTCCTGCGGCGAATTACCAATCTTTGAACCCACTTTTTGTAGTGAGTTTGGCATTAGTCGTTTCTTGGGTCTGGAAAATATTCGAAGAATCAGGAAGGCATATTTCCACAGTGACTAAGTTCTGTTTAGGACTGATCGTTTTAGGATTAGGATACCTTCTTCTTTCCTTAGTAACTTTTGGATCTACTGAAAAGTTTTCCTCTATTTGGATCATTCTTTCTATTCTACTTTTAACGATCGGAGAATTGTTTTTATCTCCAGTAGGTTTGTCCTTAGTTACAAAATTGGCTCCTGTAAAAGTCGCTTCTATGATGATGGGATTTTGGTTTTTAGCAAACTTCTTCGCTCATGTGCTTGCCGGAGAATTAACTAGGTTCATGGGAGGAAGAGAATCTTTATCAGGATTTTTCCTGATCTTCTTCTTTTTACCTACAATCACTGCGATCGGTTTATTCCTTTTTCGTAAAAAATTAGAATCTTGGATGCATGGTGTAAAATGA
- a CDS encoding LIC13259/LIC11441 family protein — MKKNHYLFIIFILTTVNLFSHEGKETFVLKEVAKIHSSIYSEASGNLDVQKLVQYLKENADHKKDTENFRKALPIAEELGKTTDLSKKRELFERLSKELESIVGHHDKSGVSVFYCPMLKKKWLASGKEIKNPYDSKMKNCGEIIHEAK, encoded by the coding sequence ATGAAAAAAAACCATTATCTATTCATAATTTTCATCCTAACTACAGTAAATCTATTCTCCCATGAAGGAAAAGAAACATTCGTTCTGAAAGAAGTCGCCAAGATCCATTCTTCTATCTATTCGGAAGCATCTGGAAATTTGGATGTTCAAAAGTTAGTCCAATATCTGAAAGAAAACGCGGATCACAAGAAGGACACTGAAAATTTTAGAAAAGCACTCCCAATTGCAGAGGAATTAGGTAAAACTACAGATCTTTCTAAGAAGAGAGAATTATTTGAACGTTTATCTAAAGAGTTGGAATCAATTGTAGGTCATCATGATAAATCAGGAGTTTCCGTTTTTTACTGCCCAATGCTAAAGAAAAAATGGTTAGCTTCCGGCAAAGAGATCAAAAACCCATACGATTCCAAAATGAAAAATTGCGGAGAGATCATACATGAAGCCAAATGA